In Xanthomonas sp. SI, the following are encoded in one genomic region:
- a CDS encoding ATP-binding protein, with protein sequence MNIKALTFSELEIQRIFGHEAAESEDIERLREYYFKNDTYEQVTSELPFRILVGHKGVGKSALFKVAMAEAEEQGRLTVLIRPDDIVGIGSDTGDFIRAIRDWKEGLVSIIGEKIVTGFGFENTALNKAALVGGQLLNAVAAFFEEKKPLVGGVKKNVLQHFLKYKCVSIYIDDLDRGWQGRPHDIHRISALLNAVRDLAADNRGLSFKISLRSDVYYLVRTSDESTDKIEGSVIWHAWNNHEIFALLVKRIRTFFGEVGDEKVLVTLKQTQLAETLTKVMEGRFSGEGKWRNAPIYRVLMSLIRKRPRDLVKLLTLAARETRNRGGDKISTSDFKAIFDEYSQGRIQDTVNEFRFELPEIERLLVNMKPNKRERQARSGYVYQTDKLLEKIRGISQMGKFQFSNGKVADEKALAAFMYKINFLVARKDMPDESVVRRYFEENRYLSSNFADFGFAWEIHPAYRWALQPDSLADIFQQLALTD encoded by the coding sequence ATGAATATAAAGGCGCTTACTTTTTCTGAGCTTGAGATTCAGCGAATTTTTGGTCACGAAGCCGCAGAGAGCGAAGATATTGAACGGCTTCGCGAATACTATTTTAAAAACGATACCTATGAGCAAGTAACGTCCGAACTTCCATTTCGAATTCTTGTCGGGCATAAGGGTGTCGGTAAGTCGGCCTTATTCAAGGTCGCGATGGCGGAAGCAGAGGAGCAGGGAAGGCTCACAGTTCTCATCAGGCCTGACGACATAGTCGGAATTGGCTCCGATACGGGGGACTTCATTCGGGCTATTCGAGATTGGAAAGAGGGGCTAGTCTCCATAATCGGAGAGAAGATCGTTACTGGCTTTGGGTTTGAGAACACTGCTCTTAATAAGGCTGCTCTGGTTGGTGGTCAATTGCTAAATGCGGTTGCAGCATTCTTTGAAGAAAAGAAGCCTCTTGTTGGAGGGGTGAAGAAAAATGTACTTCAACACTTTTTGAAGTATAAGTGTGTAAGCATCTACATAGATGACTTGGATCGTGGCTGGCAGGGGCGTCCGCACGATATACATCGAATATCGGCTCTCCTTAATGCAGTTAGGGATTTGGCGGCTGACAATAGAGGGCTGAGCTTTAAAATTTCTCTTCGGTCGGATGTTTACTACTTAGTTCGGACGTCAGATGAATCTACAGATAAGATTGAAGGGTCTGTTATTTGGCATGCTTGGAATAATCACGAAATATTTGCGTTGTTAGTTAAGCGTATACGTACCTTCTTTGGGGAGGTTGGTGATGAAAAGGTTTTGGTTACGCTAAAGCAAACTCAGCTGGCTGAGACGTTAACTAAGGTGATGGAGGGTCGCTTTAGTGGTGAAGGTAAGTGGCGTAACGCACCAATTTATCGCGTGCTGATGTCCCTAATAAGGAAACGTCCGAGGGACCTTGTTAAGCTACTAACGCTTGCTGCACGAGAGACTCGCAATCGAGGGGGTGATAAGATTTCGACATCTGATTTTAAGGCAATCTTTGACGAATATTCACAGGGGCGAATTCAAGATACCGTGAATGAATTCCGATTTGAGCTCCCTGAGATAGAGCGACTCCTAGTCAACATGAAGCCTAATAAAAGGGAGAGGCAAGCGCGGTCGGGTTACGTATATCAGACTGACAAGCTTCTTGAGAAGATTAGAGGCATTTCCCAAATGGGAAAGTTTCAGTTCTCGAATGGGAAGGTTGCGGATGAAAAGGCCTTGGCTGCCTTCATGTACAAAATTAATTTTCTTGTGGCGAGAAAGGACATGCCTGATGAATCGGTTGTAAGGCGATACTTCGAAGAAAATAGGTATTTATCTTCAAATTTTGCTGATTTTGGTTTCGCCTGGGAGATTCATCCTGCTTATAGATGGGCGCTTCAGCCCGATTCTTTGGCTGATATATTCCAGCAGTTAGCATTGACTGACTAG
- a CDS encoding phage holin family protein, translated as MSDEQARDGTAAPDPAEAERPSLEQSFREFGQAGREGLNATLEASRALRKLVVADLALARAALARALVWLTIAVSFGASAWMLLMGALIAVLQRLGWSWLASISATAAFSLVVTALGAWQALRYFEMSKLDATRRQLAKLGIGGDDDEDHAGGNAAAASETRR; from the coding sequence GTGAGCGACGAGCAGGCCCGCGACGGCACCGCCGCGCCCGATCCAGCGGAGGCCGAACGGCCCTCGCTGGAGCAATCGTTCCGCGAGTTCGGCCAGGCAGGCCGCGAGGGCCTGAACGCCACGCTGGAAGCCAGCCGCGCGCTGCGCAAGCTGGTGGTGGCGGACCTGGCCCTGGCGCGTGCCGCACTGGCACGGGCGTTGGTGTGGCTGACCATCGCGGTGTCGTTCGGCGCGTCGGCGTGGATGCTGCTGATGGGCGCGCTGATCGCGGTGCTGCAGCGGCTGGGCTGGTCGTGGCTGGCGTCGATCTCGGCGACGGCTGCGTTCAGTCTGGTGGTCACCGCCCTGGGCGCCTGGCAAGCGCTGCGCTATTTCGAGATGAGCAAGCTCGACGCCACCCGCCGCCAGCTGGCGAAGCTGGGGATCGGTGGCGACGACGACGAGGATCATGCCGGCGGCAACGCAGCCGCGGCCAGCGAGACGCGCCGATGA
- a CDS encoding Do family serine endopeptidase translates to MRPLPTLLTLTAAAAFGGFAATAINAHLDNRAEAAPAPAAPVAQTLAGSAALPASVAGQPLPSLAPMLQQTMPAVVSINTKQVVRVRNPYFNDPFFRRLFPDIPQERINESLGSGVIIDAKNGYVLTNHHVVENADDVQVTLADGRSFKAEFMGSDADTDVALIRIKADKLTEIRLGDSSKLRVGDFVVAIGNPFGFTQTVTSGIVSAMGRNGIRGLGYQNFIQTDASINPGNSGGALVDLHGELVGINTASFNPQGSMAGNIGLGLAIPSNLARAVVEQLLKNNGVMIRGTFGIETQNLTAQMAQGLGLDAPRGALVTRVLSGSAAAGAGLQPGDVVVGANGERLDSAEALHNYEGLQPVGSTVTLDVRRDGKPLQIKATLKEQPRAVSGESLDPRLGGASFTDLPESLRQSGINGVLVGTVARGSRAARNGLASGDIVMAASTGEFADLASFRANFARKPAQLVLRVVRGGAQADLLMQ, encoded by the coding sequence ATGCGACCGCTGCCCACGCTGCTGACCCTGACCGCCGCCGCTGCCTTCGGCGGTTTCGCCGCCACCGCGATCAACGCGCACCTGGACAACCGCGCCGAGGCCGCGCCCGCCCCCGCCGCGCCGGTGGCGCAGACGCTGGCCGGCAGCGCCGCCTTGCCGGCCTCGGTGGCCGGCCAGCCGCTGCCGTCGCTGGCGCCGATGCTGCAGCAGACCATGCCGGCGGTGGTCAGCATCAACACCAAGCAGGTGGTGCGGGTGCGCAATCCGTACTTCAACGATCCGTTCTTCCGCCGCCTGTTCCCGGACATCCCGCAGGAGCGGATCAACGAGTCGCTGGGTTCGGGCGTGATCATCGACGCCAAGAACGGCTACGTGCTGACCAACCACCACGTGGTGGAGAACGCCGACGACGTGCAGGTGACCCTGGCCGACGGGCGCAGCTTCAAGGCCGAGTTCATGGGCTCGGACGCGGACACCGACGTGGCGCTGATCCGGATCAAGGCCGACAAGCTCACCGAGATCCGCCTGGGCGACAGCAGCAAGCTGCGCGTGGGCGATTTTGTAGTGGCGATCGGCAACCCGTTCGGCTTCACCCAGACGGTGACCTCGGGCATCGTCTCGGCGATGGGCCGCAACGGCATCCGCGGCCTGGGCTACCAGAACTTCATCCAGACCGACGCCTCGATCAACCCGGGCAACTCCGGCGGCGCGCTGGTGGACCTGCACGGCGAGCTGGTCGGCATCAACACCGCCAGCTTCAACCCGCAGGGCAGCATGGCCGGCAACATCGGCCTGGGCCTGGCGATCCCGTCGAACCTGGCGCGGGCGGTGGTCGAGCAGTTGCTGAAGAACAACGGGGTGATGATCCGCGGCACCTTCGGCATCGAGACCCAGAACCTGACCGCGCAGATGGCGCAGGGCCTGGGCCTGGACGCGCCGCGCGGCGCGCTGGTGACGCGGGTGCTGAGCGGTTCGGCCGCGGCCGGCGCGGGGCTGCAGCCCGGCGACGTGGTGGTGGGCGCCAACGGCGAGCGGCTGGACAGCGCCGAGGCGCTGCACAACTACGAAGGCCTGCAGCCGGTGGGCAGCACGGTGACGCTGGACGTGCGCCGCGACGGCAAGCCGCTGCAGATCAAGGCCACGCTGAAGGAGCAGCCGCGCGCGGTGAGCGGCGAATCGCTGGACCCGCGGCTGGGCGGCGCCAGCTTCACCGACCTGCCCGAGTCGCTGCGCCAGTCCGGCATCAACGGGGTGCTGGTCGGCACCGTGGCGCGCGGCAGCCGCGCGGCGCGCAACGGCCTGGCCAGCGGCGACATCGTGATGGCCGCCTCCACCGGCGAGTTCGCCGACCTGGCCAGCTTCCGCGCCAACTTCGCGCGCAAGCCGGCGCAGCTGGTGCTGCGCGTGGTGCGTGGCGGGGCACAGGCGGATTTGTTGATGCAGTGA
- a CDS encoding HAD-IA family hydrolase — MLRVTSLPSFPVRAITLDLDDTLWPFAPIGARIEQVLHDWLLQHSPRTAERFPIAAMRQLRDEVFAAHPHLVHDLSEMRRLTLRRALRDSGADEALVEPAFAVFYAARNQVECYPDSIAALQRIAARVPVVALSNGNADLATIGLASHFAFQLSAREHGAAKPDPSIFHAACARLGVPCAEVLHVGDHIEMDVVGAMQAGLRGCWINRDAQAWHPPTPPDLHFDTLTGLADWLDATQPAIGARA, encoded by the coding sequence ATGTTGCGAGTGACTTCCTTGCCTTCCTTCCCCGTTCGCGCGATCACGCTGGACCTGGACGACACGCTGTGGCCGTTCGCGCCGATCGGCGCGCGCATCGAGCAGGTGCTGCACGACTGGCTGCTGCAGCACAGTCCGCGCACCGCCGAGCGGTTCCCGATCGCGGCAATGCGCCAGCTGCGCGATGAGGTGTTCGCCGCGCATCCGCACCTGGTCCACGACCTGAGCGAGATGCGGCGGCTGACCCTGCGCCGCGCGCTGCGCGACAGCGGCGCCGACGAGGCGCTGGTGGAGCCAGCGTTCGCGGTGTTCTATGCCGCGCGCAACCAGGTGGAGTGCTATCCGGACAGCATCGCCGCGCTGCAGCGGATCGCCGCGCGGGTGCCGGTGGTGGCGCTGAGCAACGGCAATGCAGACCTGGCCACGATCGGCCTGGCCTCGCATTTCGCGTTCCAGCTCAGCGCGCGCGAACACGGCGCGGCCAAGCCGGACCCGAGCATCTTCCACGCCGCCTGCGCGCGCCTGGGGGTGCCTTGTGCGGAGGTACTGCACGTCGGCGATCACATCGAGATGGACGTGGTCGGCGCGATGCAGGCCGGGCTGCGCGGTTGCTGGATCAACCGCGACGCGCAGGCCTGGCATCCGCCCACGCCGCCGGACCTGCACTTCGACACTCTCACCGGCCTGGCCGACTGGCTGGACGCCACCCAGCCGGCCATCGGCGCGCGCGCATGA
- a CDS encoding AI-2E family transporter, which yields MSTLSESVADAGDVAPPPEDALPPAPAPRPRGPMSLVVLATLAVGYTLWAAQEVILPVLLAAFFALVGNPILRGLRRLYVPRFLGALLVLLSGMAVAAALTMQLAGPAAEWVQQAPGQMRHIATQVRDLTKPMQQANQAAENFARAAGGDNGRRVQVIRTQLDDPYKALVRTPRLAASALAVVLLTFFFMVFGENLQRHAIALLPNRQQQKFTTDILRSIEREVSRYVLTISVINTLVGLIFAGILVLLKIPLQEALLWGTVVALLNFAPYVGPLIGAILMLLMGFVEFRDPLSAALPAILYLALHMLEGQVVTPIVLGRRMAISPLMLILALMLFGWLWGMIGLLLAVPLLVCIKMVLARVEGMQRWARLLE from the coding sequence ATGAGCACTCTCTCCGAATCCGTGGCCGACGCCGGCGACGTGGCACCGCCCCCCGAGGACGCTCTGCCGCCAGCGCCCGCACCGCGTCCGCGCGGGCCGATGTCGTTGGTGGTGCTGGCGACGCTGGCGGTGGGCTACACCCTGTGGGCGGCGCAGGAGGTGATCCTGCCGGTGCTGCTGGCCGCGTTCTTCGCCCTGGTCGGCAATCCGATCCTGCGTGGGCTGCGGCGGCTGTACGTGCCGCGCTTCCTCGGCGCGCTGCTGGTGCTGCTGTCGGGCATGGCGGTGGCCGCGGCGCTGACCATGCAGTTGGCCGGGCCGGCCGCCGAGTGGGTGCAACAGGCGCCCGGGCAGATGCGCCACATCGCCACCCAGGTGCGCGACCTGACCAAGCCGATGCAGCAGGCCAACCAGGCGGCGGAGAATTTCGCGCGCGCCGCCGGCGGCGACAACGGCCGCCGCGTGCAGGTGATCCGCACCCAGCTGGACGACCCGTACAAGGCGCTGGTGCGCACCCCGCGGCTGGCCGCCTCGGCGCTGGCGGTGGTGTTGCTGACGTTCTTCTTCATGGTGTTCGGCGAAAACCTGCAGCGGCATGCGATCGCGCTGCTGCCGAACCGCCAGCAGCAGAAATTCACCACCGACATCCTGCGTTCGATCGAGCGCGAGGTGTCGCGCTATGTGCTCACCATCAGCGTCATCAACACCCTGGTCGGGCTGATCTTCGCCGGCATCCTGGTGCTGCTGAAGATTCCGCTGCAGGAAGCGCTGTTGTGGGGCACGGTGGTGGCGCTGCTGAACTTCGCCCCGTACGTGGGCCCGCTGATCGGCGCGATCCTGATGCTGCTGATGGGCTTCGTGGAGTTCCGCGATCCGCTGAGCGCGGCGTTGCCGGCGATCCTGTACCTGGCGCTGCACATGCTCGAAGGCCAGGTGGTGACGCCGATCGTGCTCGGCCGGCGCATGGCGATCTCGCCGCTGATGCTGATCCTGGCGCTGATGCTGTTCGGCTGGCTGTGGGGCATGATCGGGCTGCTGCTGGCGGTGCCGCTGCTGGTGTGCATCAAGATGGTGCTGGCGCGGGTGGAAGGCATGCAGCGCTGGGCCAGGTTGCTGGAATGA
- a CDS encoding anti-sigma factor: MTVLRPDDETLHAYVDGRLDPARRAQVAAWLQANPEHAARVAGWKQDADALRAAWAGAETLPANPALTMPALRRRTRQRRRTLAAMAASCVLTLGLGITLGWQLRDSRLGGERLPMADAVAAYRLFADGEQPLEFDPARRVALQGWLRTHFGDAGAVPDLQAQGFALRGGRLLSTPEGAAAMLVYQDADGARIGLYLRPRSARLGDGERRDGRLLAQYWSEGNTAFALVGPATQTRMRQIAPLLRGQG; encoded by the coding sequence ATGACCGTGCTGCGCCCCGACGACGAAACCCTGCACGCCTATGTCGATGGCCGCCTGGACCCTGCGCGGCGCGCACAGGTCGCCGCATGGCTGCAGGCCAATCCTGAGCACGCCGCGCGCGTGGCCGGCTGGAAGCAGGACGCCGACGCGCTGCGCGCGGCCTGGGCCGGTGCCGAGACGCTGCCCGCCAATCCCGCATTGACCATGCCGGCCCTGCGCCGCCGCACGCGCCAGCGGCGCCGCACGCTGGCCGCTATGGCGGCCAGCTGCGTGCTGACGCTGGGCCTGGGCATCACGCTTGGCTGGCAGCTGCGCGACAGCCGCCTCGGCGGCGAACGCCTGCCGATGGCCGACGCGGTGGCCGCGTATCGCCTGTTCGCCGACGGCGAGCAGCCGCTGGAATTCGACCCGGCGCGACGGGTGGCCTTGCAGGGCTGGCTGCGCACCCATTTCGGCGACGCCGGCGCGGTGCCGGACCTGCAGGCGCAGGGTTTCGCGCTGCGCGGCGGTCGCCTGCTGTCCACCCCCGAGGGCGCCGCGGCGATGCTGGTCTACCAGGACGCCGACGGCGCGCGCATCGGCCTATACCTGCGCCCGCGCAGCGCCCGCCTCGGCGATGGCGAGCGTCGCGACGGCCGCTTGCTCGCGCAATATTGGTCCGAAGGAAACACCGCCTTCGCCCTGGTCGGCCCGGCCACGCAGACCCGCATGCGCCAGATCGCCCCGCTGCTGCGCGGGCAGGGCTGA
- a CDS encoding NrdJb: MAVKIDKKIKGYAVVTAEDKAREAAPPVPAASIDRATAEAEVPVDNIIHMHERIERPDVLIGSTYKIKSPLVEHAMYVTLNDIVLNAGTEHELRRPFEIFVNSKSMEHFQWIVALTRIMSAVFRKGGDVTFLVDEMKAVFDPKGGYFKAGGVYMPSLVAELGSIVEEHMKSIGLLHDPEMSDHQRALINEKRKQYEDRSKKNNEMKPAVPSPAGEGARRADEGTVSTDSTADHEEDIAVTGDGASFPPSATMCHKCNTKALVIMDGCATCLNCGYSKCG, encoded by the coding sequence ATGGCCGTCAAGATCGACAAGAAAATCAAGGGCTACGCCGTCGTCACCGCCGAAGACAAGGCGCGCGAAGCGGCGCCACCGGTGCCCGCCGCGTCGATCGACCGCGCCACCGCCGAGGCCGAAGTGCCGGTGGACAACATCATCCACATGCACGAGCGCATCGAGCGCCCGGACGTGCTGATCGGCAGCACCTACAAGATCAAATCGCCGTTGGTGGAACACGCCATGTACGTGACCCTCAACGACATCGTGCTCAACGCCGGCACCGAGCACGAACTGCGCCGCCCGTTCGAGATCTTCGTCAACTCCAAGTCCATGGAACACTTCCAGTGGATCGTGGCGCTGACCCGCATCATGTCCGCCGTGTTCCGCAAGGGCGGCGACGTCACCTTCCTGGTCGACGAGATGAAGGCCGTGTTCGACCCCAAGGGCGGTTACTTCAAGGCCGGCGGCGTGTACATGCCCTCGCTGGTCGCCGAACTGGGCAGCATCGTCGAAGAGCACATGAAGTCCATCGGCCTGCTGCACGACCCGGAGATGAGCGACCACCAGCGCGCGCTGATCAACGAAAAACGCAAGCAGTACGAAGACCGCTCAAAAAAAAACAATGAAATGAAGCCGGCTGTTCCTTCTCCTGCGGGAGAAGGTGCCCGAAGGGCGGATGAGGGTACGGTTTCGACCGACTCAACCGCCGACCACGAAGAAGACATCGCCGTCACCGGCGACGGCGCGAGTTTCCCGCCGTCGGCCACGATGTGCCACAAGTGCAACACCAAGGCCTTGGTCATCATGGACGGGTGTGCTACTTGTTTGAATTGTGGTTATTCGAAGTGTGGGTGA
- a CDS encoding adenosylcobalamin-dependent ribonucleoside-diphosphate reductase, producing the protein MSTVRLEVVQTESKQNPIPMQPASQDIWDKKYRLKTKQGEPLDADIDGTYQRVARALADAEATEEKRAHWFERFAWALRRGAIPAGRITSNAGALEHKPATSTINCTVSGIVTDSMDGILEKVHEAGLTLKAGCGIGYEFSTLRPRGAFVAGAGAYTSGPMSFMDIFDKMCFTVSSAGGRRGAQMGTFDVSHPDVKDFIRAKREDGRLRQFNLSLLITDGFMQAVETDADWPLVFPVNRKEEADIDLTSATDVVWRDWPTHSNYIVRDDGLVACKVYGQIRARHLWDMIMVSTYDYAEPGFILIDRVNEMNNNWWCENIRATNPCGEQPLPPYGACLLGSINLTNFVRDPFTAQARFDWEEYKEVVRVFTRMLDNVVEVNGLPLQQQRDEILRKRRHGMGFLGLGSTMTMLQMKYGSAASCEFTEAIAREMAVAGWETALTLAKEKGPAPIMQETFEVTAAMLRQRPEMAKDGWRVGQQIEGKLLHAKYSRYMQRIAEVAPELVDELAEVGARFTHHSSIAPTGTISLSLANNASNGIEPSFAHHYSRNVIREGKKSKEKVDVFSFELLAYRHLVNAKAMPYAEAADAQLPDYFISADDIHPKEHVDVQAAAQKWVDSSISKTANVPTDYPYEQFKDIYRYAHQQGLKGCTTFRFNPAAFQGVLVKEADLENTTYRFELEDGSVVEVKGNEQIEYDGEMHSAANLFDALKEGYYGKF; encoded by the coding sequence ATGAGCACGGTGCGCCTGGAAGTCGTCCAGACCGAGTCCAAGCAGAACCCCATCCCGATGCAGCCTGCGTCGCAGGATATCTGGGACAAGAAGTACCGCCTGAAGACCAAGCAGGGCGAACCGCTGGATGCCGACATCGACGGCACCTACCAGCGCGTGGCGCGCGCGCTGGCCGATGCCGAGGCCACCGAGGAAAAGCGCGCCCACTGGTTCGAGCGCTTCGCCTGGGCGCTGCGCCGCGGCGCGATCCCGGCCGGGCGCATCACCTCCAACGCCGGCGCGCTGGAACACAAGCCGGCCACCAGCACCATCAACTGCACCGTGTCGGGCATCGTCACCGACTCGATGGACGGCATCCTGGAGAAGGTCCACGAAGCCGGCCTGACCCTCAAGGCCGGCTGCGGCATCGGCTACGAGTTCAGCACGCTGCGCCCGCGCGGCGCGTTCGTGGCCGGCGCCGGCGCCTACACCTCCGGGCCGATGTCGTTCATGGATATCTTCGACAAGATGTGCTTCACCGTGTCCTCGGCCGGCGGCCGCCGCGGCGCGCAGATGGGCACCTTCGACGTGTCGCACCCGGACGTGAAGGACTTCATCCGCGCCAAGCGCGAGGACGGGCGCCTGCGCCAGTTCAACCTGTCGCTGCTGATCACCGACGGCTTCATGCAGGCGGTGGAAACCGACGCCGACTGGCCGCTGGTGTTCCCGGTGAACCGCAAGGAAGAGGCCGACATCGACCTGACCAGCGCCACCGACGTGGTCTGGCGCGACTGGCCCACCCACAGCAACTACATCGTGCGCGACGACGGCCTGGTCGCGTGCAAGGTGTACGGGCAGATCCGTGCCCGCCACCTGTGGGACATGATCATGGTCTCCACCTACGACTACGCCGAGCCGGGCTTCATCCTGATCGACCGCGTCAACGAGATGAACAACAACTGGTGGTGCGAGAACATCCGCGCCACCAACCCCTGCGGCGAGCAGCCGCTGCCGCCGTACGGCGCCTGCCTGCTCGGCTCGATCAACCTCACCAACTTCGTGCGCGACCCGTTCACCGCCCAGGCGCGCTTCGACTGGGAGGAATACAAGGAAGTGGTGCGCGTGTTCACCCGCATGCTCGACAACGTGGTCGAGGTCAACGGCCTGCCGCTGCAGCAGCAGCGCGACGAGATCCTGCGCAAGCGCCGCCACGGCATGGGCTTCCTCGGCCTGGGCTCGACCATGACCATGCTGCAGATGAAGTACGGCAGCGCCGCCTCCTGCGAATTCACCGAAGCCATCGCCCGCGAAATGGCCGTGGCCGGCTGGGAAACCGCGCTGACCCTGGCCAAGGAAAAGGGCCCGGCGCCGATCATGCAGGAGACCTTCGAGGTCACCGCCGCGATGCTGCGCCAGCGCCCGGAAATGGCCAAGGACGGCTGGCGCGTGGGCCAGCAGATCGAAGGCAAGCTGCTGCACGCCAAGTACAGCCGCTACATGCAGCGCATCGCCGAAGTGGCGCCGGAACTGGTGGACGAACTGGCCGAAGTGGGCGCGCGCTTCACCCACCACAGCTCCATCGCCCCCACCGGCACCATCTCGCTGAGCCTGGCCAACAACGCCTCCAACGGCATCGAGCCCAGCTTCGCCCACCACTACAGCCGCAACGTGATCCGCGAAGGCAAGAAGTCCAAGGAGAAGGTGGACGTGTTCTCCTTCGAGCTGCTGGCTTACCGCCACCTGGTCAACGCCAAGGCGATGCCGTACGCCGAGGCCGCCGACGCGCAGTTGCCGGACTACTTCATCTCCGCCGACGACATCCACCCCAAGGAACACGTGGACGTGCAGGCCGCGGCGCAGAAGTGGGTGGACAGCTCCATCTCCAAGACCGCCAACGTCCCCACCGACTACCCCTACGAGCAGTTCAAGGACATCTACCGCTACGCGCACCAGCAGGGGTTGAAGGGCTGCACCACGTTCCGCTTCAACCCGGCCGCCTTCCAGGGCGTGCTGGTCAAGGAAGCGGACCTGGAGAACACCACCTACCGCTTCGAACTGGAAGACGGCAGCGTGGTGGAAGTGAAGGGCAACGAGCAGATCGAATACGACGGCGAAATGCACAGCGCCGCCAACCTGTTCGACGCCCTGAAAGAAGGGTATTACGGCAAGTTCTGA
- a CDS encoding SymE family type I addiction module toxin, which produces MSRKATAPTSNPSSRRRTRDATPSPATPFVPGPMPRVPLGDLTYTTLFNPVLTEDELPRKRAPRPHQPTQCTIGYTCHDVMVDGHRQSQRIPTLRLSGQWLEALGFAPGSKPQIAIVDGALVITPVPNAKRC; this is translated from the coding sequence ATGTCCCGCAAAGCAACCGCACCCACGAGTAACCCGTCCTCCCGTCGCCGTACCCGCGATGCCACGCCGTCGCCCGCCACGCCTTTCGTCCCCGGCCCGATGCCGCGCGTCCCGCTCGGCGACCTGACGTACACCACGCTGTTCAATCCGGTCCTGACGGAAGACGAACTGCCGCGCAAGCGCGCGCCGCGTCCGCATCAACCCACGCAGTGCACCATTGGCTACACCTGCCACGACGTGATGGTGGACGGCCACCGGCAGAGCCAGCGCATTCCCACCCTGCGCTTGAGCGGCCAGTGGCTGGAAGCCTTGGGATTCGCGCCGGGTAGCAAGCCGCAGATCGCCATCGTCGATGGCGCGTTGGTGATCACGCCCGTGCCGAACGCCAAGCGGTGCTGA
- a CDS encoding M17 family metallopeptidase codes for MSLPSGFTDASPHALPLHVLDRERLAEWRAAQTPAWVAWLDAQQFVAAPGTVLLLPGADGVAAAVLGVGDRGDAYAYAHAPHALPAGSSWRLASALSEEEQAALHLGWGLGSYRFARYKQLTRVPAQLLATPSAEVRDQLEACVRVRDWVNTPAEDMGPEQLEAAARAIADAHGAQCESIVGEELLLRNFPAIHAVGRASHRAPRLIVLRWGEDAHPHVALVGKGVCFDTGGLDLKPADGMRHMKKDMGGAAHALALAGLVMAQRLPLRLTVLLAAVENAVGPDAFRPGDVIATRQGISVEIDNTDAEGRLVLCDALTYASEQAPDAILDFATLTGAARVALGPDLPALFSNDDALAQAWIAAGERSRDPVWRMPLWRPYLRYLTSSIADLANAGSRMAGAVTAALYLERFVPARQAWAHLDVYAWNDSDRPGRPAGGEALALRSAYAMLKARYAG; via the coding sequence ATGTCCCTGCCTTCCGGCTTCACCGATGCCTCCCCCCACGCGCTGCCGCTGCATGTGCTGGACCGCGAACGCCTGGCCGAATGGCGCGCCGCGCAGACGCCGGCCTGGGTGGCGTGGCTGGACGCGCAGCAGTTCGTGGCCGCCCCCGGCACGGTGCTGTTGCTGCCCGGCGCGGACGGCGTGGCCGCGGCGGTGCTGGGCGTCGGCGACCGCGGCGATGCCTATGCCTACGCGCACGCGCCGCACGCGCTGCCGGCCGGCAGCAGCTGGCGGCTGGCCAGCGCGCTGAGCGAGGAGGAGCAGGCCGCGTTGCACCTGGGCTGGGGCCTGGGCAGCTACCGCTTCGCCCGCTACAAGCAGCTGACGCGGGTGCCGGCGCAACTGCTGGCCACGCCGAGCGCGGAGGTGCGCGACCAGTTGGAGGCGTGCGTGCGCGTGCGCGACTGGGTCAACACGCCGGCCGAGGACATGGGGCCGGAGCAGCTGGAAGCGGCCGCGCGCGCGATCGCCGACGCGCATGGCGCGCAGTGCGAAAGCATCGTTGGCGAAGAGTTGCTGCTGCGCAATTTCCCGGCGATCCACGCGGTCGGCCGCGCCTCGCACCGCGCGCCGCGTCTGATCGTGCTGCGCTGGGGCGAAGACGCGCACCCGCACGTGGCGCTGGTCGGCAAGGGCGTGTGCTTCGACACCGGCGGCCTGGACCTGAAACCGGCCGACGGCATGCGCCACATGAAGAAGGACATGGGCGGCGCGGCGCATGCGCTGGCGCTGGCCGGGCTGGTGATGGCGCAGCGCTTGCCTCTGCGGCTGACCGTGCTGCTCGCGGCGGTGGAGAACGCGGTCGGCCCGGACGCGTTCCGCCCCGGCGACGTGATCGCCACCCGCCAGGGCATCAGCGTGGAGATCGACAACACCGATGCCGAAGGCCGGCTGGTGCTGTGCGACGCGCTGACCTACGCCAGCGAGCAGGCGCCGGACGCGATCCTGGATTTCGCCACACTGACCGGCGCGGCGCGGGTCGCGCTGGGGCCGGATCTGCCGGCGCTGTTTTCCAACGACGACGCGCTGGCGCAGGCCTGGATCGCCGCCGGCGAACGCAGCCGCGACCCGGTGTGGCGCATGCCGCTGTGGCGCCCCTACCTGCGCTACCTGACCAGCTCGATCGCCGACCTGGCCAATGCCGGCTCGCGCATGGCCGGCGCGGTGACCGCGGCGCTGTACCTGGAGCGCTTCGTCCCGGCGCGGCAGGCCTGGGCGCACCTGGACGTGTACGCCTGGAACGACAGCGACCGCCCCGGCCGCCCCGCCGGCGGCGAAGCGCTGGCACTGCGCTCGGCCTACGCGATGCTGAAGGCGCGCTACGCCGGGTAG